In the Alkaliphilus flagellatus genome, one interval contains:
- a CDS encoding ABC transporter ATP-binding protein, translating into MKIALRIFLGAKKYWMYLIMALIALVISTIAGFYTPWALRELTSIATEGHPDFATKAFNIGLLLLLATALQSGGASISGYFNHHAALHYVADLRTELYTKLQHMGLRFFNKNRTGDLTSRVINDSMEAEILLAHVIPDLVVNVLTFVGVGILLFTINFKLALLSLITIPFLIVITLWQSKYLSPIWHQNSKVRGELSGTVQDNFSGIREIQIFNQQDREEKKIASLSLKHTKAYLKASFFFETTYPLLAFFTALGSVGVIMYGGILIERQEATIGDIVAFIMYLNMFYGPVKSFSRIMEMAGNAVAGCQRVFEVMDENPDVKETPGAKKLSQVDGKIEFKDLSFNYTPEITVLENINLTIEPGQTVALVGTTGVGKTTIASLLNRFYDPQKGSIFIDETNINDVTLKSLRDNISMVLQDTFLFNGTVYENIAYGWKDASREQVIQAAKAANAHEFIQGLENGYDTIIGERGVRLSGGQKQRLSIARAILRNSPILILDEATSALDTKTEREIQAALDRISKDCTTIVIAHRLSTIRSADKIVVLDGTGIAEIGTHDELIRHCGIYASLYNAQAS; encoded by the coding sequence ATGAAGATTGCACTAAGAATATTTTTAGGTGCAAAAAAATATTGGATGTATCTAATAATGGCTCTTATAGCATTAGTTATTTCTACTATAGCAGGCTTTTATACCCCTTGGGCTCTAAGAGAGCTTACGAGTATTGCTACAGAAGGACATCCAGATTTTGCAACTAAAGCTTTTAATATAGGGCTACTGCTGCTTTTAGCTACAGCATTACAATCTGGCGGAGCTTCTATTTCAGGATATTTTAATCATCATGCAGCTCTCCATTATGTAGCTGATTTGAGAACTGAACTATATACTAAGCTTCAGCATATGGGTCTTAGATTTTTTAATAAAAATCGAACAGGAGATTTAACAAGCAGGGTAATTAACGATTCAATGGAAGCAGAAATTTTACTGGCTCATGTAATTCCTGACCTTGTTGTAAATGTATTAACCTTTGTAGGTGTTGGTATCCTCCTCTTTACAATTAATTTTAAACTAGCATTACTAAGCCTTATTACTATACCATTTCTTATAGTGATTACTCTATGGCAGAGTAAGTATCTATCACCAATATGGCATCAAAACTCTAAAGTAAGAGGTGAACTTTCAGGTACAGTACAGGATAATTTTTCAGGAATACGAGAAATACAGATATTTAATCAACAGGATAGAGAAGAAAAAAAGATTGCCTCTCTTTCACTTAAACACACCAAAGCCTACTTAAAAGCTAGTTTCTTTTTTGAAACCACTTATCCTCTTCTAGCATTTTTTACTGCTTTAGGCTCTGTTGGTGTTATAATGTATGGCGGTATTCTTATTGAAAGACAGGAAGCTACCATAGGAGATATCGTAGCCTTTATAATGTATCTTAACATGTTCTATGGACCTGTTAAAAGTTTTTCTAGGATAATGGAAATGGCTGGAAATGCAGTGGCTGGATGCCAACGTGTTTTTGAAGTAATGGATGAAAATCCAGATGTCAAAGAAACACCCGGTGCAAAAAAATTATCGCAAGTTGATGGTAAAATTGAATTTAAAGATCTTTCTTTTAATTATACACCCGAAATTACTGTACTAGAAAATATCAACCTTACAATAGAGCCTGGTCAAACTGTAGCTCTTGTTGGAACTACAGGTGTTGGAAAAACTACTATTGCAAGCCTTCTTAATCGTTTTTATGATCCACAGAAAGGAAGTATTTTTATTGACGAAACCAACATTAATGATGTAACCTTAAAAAGTCTTAGAGATAATATAAGTATGGTATTGCAGGATACATTTCTTTTTAATGGTACAGTATATGAAAACATAGCTTATGGATGGAAGGATGCAAGTAGGGAACAGGTAATACAAGCAGCAAAAGCTGCAAATGCACATGAATTTATTCAAGGGCTTGAGAATGGCTATGATACAATAATAGGTGAACGTGGAGTACGTCTATCAGGCGGACAAAAGCAGAGACTATCAATAGCACGTGCTATCTTGCGTAATTCTCCTATCCTTATTTTAGATGAAGCAACTTCTGCCCTTGATACAAAAACAGAAAGAGAAATTCAGGCAGCTCTAGATAGAATATCAAAGGATTGTACGACTATTGTAATCGCTCATAGATTATCCACTATAAGAAGTGCAGATAAAATTGTAGTACTAGATGGAACTGGAATTGCAGAAATAGGCACCCATGACGAGCTAATTCGTCACTGCGGTATATATGCTTCTCTTTACAACGCACAGGCATCATAA
- a CDS encoding ABC transporter ATP-binding protein, which produces MNSIRAEKLDIAYDDILIVKSLNMDIPQGKITSIIGANGCGKSTVLKAVGRILKPKSGMVYLSGEDISKVSTKDIAKKMAILPQTPTAPNGLTVGELVAYGRFPHQRGFGNLTPEDKKIISWALSVTKLTEFEHREVDTLSGGQRQRVWIAMALAQQTDLILLDEPTTYLDLAHQLEVLKLLFDLNRNQGCTIVMVLHDLNLASRFSDYMIAIHKGTIIEHGSPQKVMTTEVLKKTFQIDAEIVNEPKSGRPVCITYDILNTVSTTQNFGRRAFAL; this is translated from the coding sequence ATGAATAGCATTAGAGCTGAGAAGTTAGATATTGCTTATGATGATATATTAATTGTTAAGTCTTTGAATATGGATATTCCACAAGGAAAAATAACTTCTATTATAGGAGCTAATGGATGCGGAAAATCCACTGTCTTAAAGGCTGTTGGCCGTATTCTAAAGCCTAAAAGCGGAATGGTTTATCTTAGTGGAGAAGATATCAGTAAAGTATCTACTAAAGACATTGCTAAGAAGATGGCCATTTTACCACAAACCCCAACTGCTCCAAATGGTTTAACTGTAGGTGAATTAGTAGCATATGGACGTTTCCCTCACCAAAGAGGCTTTGGTAATCTTACACCAGAAGATAAGAAAATAATTAGCTGGGCTCTTTCAGTAACAAAGCTTACTGAGTTTGAGCACAGGGAGGTTGATACTTTATCCGGAGGGCAACGACAAAGAGTATGGATTGCTATGGCTTTAGCTCAGCAGACGGATTTAATATTATTAGATGAGCCTACTACTTATCTTGACCTCGCACATCAATTAGAGGTTTTAAAGCTTTTATTTGATTTGAATCGCAATCAGGGCTGCACTATAGTGATGGTATTACATGATTTGAATCTTGCATCAAGGTTTTCCGATTATATGATAGCTATACATAAAGGAACTATCATAGAGCATGGCTCCCCCCAAAAAGTTATGACTACAGAAGTTCTTAAGAAAACTTTTCAAATCGACGCAGAAATTGTTAATGAACCTAAAAGTGGGCGACCTGTTTGTATTACTTACGATATTTTAAACACTGTATCTACTACGCAAAACTTTGGAAGGAGGGCATTTGCACTATGA
- a CDS encoding FecCD family ABC transporter permease, which produces MIKQRYSVSRGVMVNMIMVLVLFIIAVISINSGKMNLSPSEVFNVIIGKGTARENLIVFEFRLPRIILSILVGIGMGTSGCIMQSLLRNDMASPGTLGISSGSGLFVLMFVVMFSTQGTSSAIALPLLAFVGGMTAAALIFLLSYRRGKDISHTGLILTGVALSSGYGALTTLLTLKLDQHQMDFMQRWSAGSLWGDNWNYLSILAPWVIVLFIYTFYKSQILNTLNLGNQTATGLGVSVKPEFLGLSIAAVALSSGSVALGGNFFFVGMISPHMARKLVGPNHKLLLPAASLSASIIVLLADTITRTISLGTDVPTGIIITVLSTPYFLYLLAKAN; this is translated from the coding sequence GTGATAAAACAACGTTATTCTGTTTCTCGTGGTGTTATGGTTAATATGATTATGGTACTTGTTCTTTTTATTATAGCCGTAATCAGTATTAATTCTGGTAAGATGAACCTTTCTCCTTCAGAGGTTTTTAATGTAATTATAGGTAAGGGTACTGCTAGAGAAAATCTCATTGTTTTTGAGTTTCGTCTTCCCCGTATTATTTTATCTATTCTAGTTGGTATCGGTATGGGAACCTCTGGTTGTATTATGCAGAGTCTCCTTAGAAATGACATGGCTAGTCCTGGTACTCTCGGTATAAGTTCTGGTTCTGGACTTTTTGTTTTGATGTTTGTTGTTATGTTTAGCACTCAAGGAACATCTTCCGCTATTGCGCTTCCACTTTTAGCTTTTGTAGGTGGTATGACTGCTGCTGCATTGATTTTTCTTTTGTCTTATAGACGAGGAAAAGATATTTCTCATACTGGCCTAATTTTAACTGGTGTTGCTCTTAGTAGTGGTTACGGTGCTCTTACTACTTTGCTTACTTTAAAGCTTGATCAGCATCAAATGGATTTTATGCAGCGTTGGAGTGCAGGAAGTCTTTGGGGTGATAACTGGAATTACCTTTCCATTCTTGCGCCATGGGTAATTGTTCTTTTTATATATACTTTTTATAAGTCACAAATTTTAAATACATTAAATCTAGGAAATCAGACTGCAACTGGATTAGGCGTGTCTGTAAAGCCAGAATTTTTAGGCTTATCTATTGCTGCTGTAGCTTTGTCCTCTGGTAGTGTTGCTTTAGGTGGGAATTTCTTTTTCGTGGGTATGATTTCTCCTCATATGGCAAGAAAACTTGTGGGACCTAACCATAAACTTTTATTGCCTGCAGCATCTCTATCGGCATCTATCATTGTTTTACTAGCAGATACAATTACTAGAACTATAAGTCTAGGTACAGATGTTCCTACTGGGATTATTATTACAGTTTTAAGTACGCCTTATTTCTTATATTTATTGGCTAAGGCAAATTAA